A genome region from Syntrophaceae bacterium includes the following:
- a CDS encoding amidohydrolase family protein: MEDTRRFYDIHCHAMNLSHPNFAAFLKRINRVKFFVLLLYLQLLVPLSPRFRKLLFQGSLNLLSLMENDIASFFLITEYFLRKDLWSPADGALRLHGGTGAYDRLVLTPLIMDFGYKQLEREVSGEAFYNIAARKPIAEQVVDVFNGIRGYLETELIRDPLSGETRYAVIPRRTPALFEIYPFLGINTANYSLAEVDDLLQKYFGNYRGDRESFLSRMGRFDANIDEGGDRSHFFAGIKLYPPLGFDPWPDAGDERRKVERLYRFCEARRIPITVHCSDSGFQTVRKRQLELYTAPERWEQVLEAYSLKINFAHLGKRYVLHLFPDGRWEKQILDYIARWDGVYADFANCPGNRYYGRLRSLIDQSPHAEKVRSRILFGSDFPINLLDVDSYNDYLRTFGGTTHLTDGEKALFCSVNPERFLFQP; the protein is encoded by the coding sequence ATGGAAGACACCCGCCGCTTCTACGACATCCACTGCCACGCGATGAACCTGAGCCACCCGAATTTCGCCGCCTTCCTGAAGCGGATCAACCGGGTCAAGTTCTTCGTGCTGCTGCTCTACCTCCAGCTGCTCGTCCCCCTTTCCCCCAGGTTCAGAAAGCTACTCTTCCAGGGCTCGCTGAACCTGCTGTCGCTCATGGAAAACGACATCGCCTCCTTCTTCCTGATCACCGAGTATTTTCTGCGCAAGGACCTCTGGAGCCCGGCGGACGGGGCCCTGCGCCTCCACGGGGGCACCGGGGCCTACGACAGGCTGGTGCTGACGCCGCTGATCATGGACTTCGGCTACAAGCAGCTCGAGCGGGAGGTGTCGGGCGAGGCCTTCTACAACATCGCGGCCCGCAAGCCGATCGCCGAGCAGGTCGTCGACGTGTTCAACGGCATCCGGGGATACCTGGAGACGGAGCTCATCCGTGACCCGCTGTCCGGGGAGACGCGGTACGCCGTCATCCCGCGCCGGACACCGGCCCTCTTCGAGATCTACCCCTTTCTCGGCATCAACACGGCCAATTACAGCTTGGCCGAGGTGGACGACCTGCTGCAGAAGTATTTCGGGAATTACCGGGGGGACCGGGAATCGTTCCTCTCCCGGATGGGCCGTTTCGACGCCAACATCGACGAGGGGGGCGACCGGAGCCATTTCTTCGCGGGGATCAAGCTCTACCCCCCGCTGGGGTTCGACCCCTGGCCCGACGCGGGAGACGAGCGCAGGAAGGTCGAGCGGCTCTACCGGTTCTGCGAGGCCCGGAGGATCCCGATCACCGTGCACTGCAGCGACAGCGGGTTTCAAACCGTCCGGAAGCGGCAGCTCGAGCTGTACACCGCACCGGAGCGCTGGGAGCAGGTGCTCGAGGCCTACAGCCTGAAGATCAACTTCGCCCATCTCGGGAAGCGCTATGTCCTCCACCTCTTCCCCGACGGACGGTGGGAAAAGCAGATTCTCGACTACATCGCCCGCTGGGACGGCGTCTATGCCGATTTCGCAAACTGCCCCGGGAACCGGTACTACGGGCGGCTCCGGTCCCTGATCGACCAAAGCCCCCACGCGGAGAAAGTCCGCAGCCGGATCCTCTTCGGCTCCGATTTCCCGATCAACCTCCTCGACGTCGATTCCTACAACGACTACCTCCGGACCTTCGGCGGCACGACGCACCTGACCGACGGGGAAAAGGCCCTGTTCTGTTCCGTCAATCCCGAGCGGTTCCTCTTTCAGCCGTGA
- a CDS encoding hemolysin III family protein, with product MEELVNSLTHGTGALLSAAGLGALVTLACLHGTVLHIVSCSIYGATLVLLYTASTLYHSVRSPRLKQAFRIVDRSCIYLLIAGTYTPFTLVTLQGSWGWTLFGLVWVLAAAGIVFQLLFAQRFKVLSAVGYLLMGWLIVFAVKPLLEALPDGGFTWLLAGGIVYTVGALFYLFKRLPYNHAIWHFFVLGGSACHYVAVLLYVVPGQA from the coding sequence ATCGAAGAGCTGGTGAACAGCCTCACCCACGGCACGGGCGCCCTCCTGAGCGCCGCGGGGCTCGGCGCGCTGGTGACCTTGGCCTGCCTGCACGGCACCGTGCTGCACATCGTGAGCTGCAGCATCTACGGGGCGACACTGGTGCTTCTCTACACGGCCTCTACCCTCTACCACTCCGTCCGCTCGCCGCGGCTCAAGCAAGCATTCCGGATCGTGGACCGTTCGTGCATCTACCTGCTCATCGCGGGCACCTACACGCCCTTCACGCTCGTGACGCTGCAGGGGAGCTGGGGGTGGACGCTGTTCGGCCTCGTCTGGGTCCTGGCCGCCGCGGGGATCGTCTTCCAGCTGCTCTTCGCGCAGCGGTTCAAGGTCCTGTCCGCCGTCGGCTACCTCCTGATGGGGTGGCTCATTGTCTTCGCCGTGAAGCCCCTCCTGGAAGCCCTGCCCGACGGGGGGTTCACCTGGCTGCTGGCCGGGGGCATCGTCTACACCGTGGGCGCCCTGTTCTACCTTTTCAAGAGGCTCCCCTACAACCACGCCATCTGGCACTTCTTCGTTCTCGGCGGCAGCGCGTGCCACTACGTCGCCGTCCTTCTCTACGTCGTCCCCGGCCAGGCGTAG